The Streptococcus viridans genome includes a window with the following:
- the trxA gene encoding thioredoxin has translation MVHVLTDATFEQETSQGLVLVDFWATWCGPCRMQAPILEQLAEEIHEDDLKIFKMDVDENPNTARNFGIMSIPTLLFKKDGQVVKQVAGVHTKEQLKAIVAELS, from the coding sequence ATGGTACACGTACTAACAGATGCAACATTTGAACAAGAAACTAGCCAAGGCTTGGTCTTGGTAGACTTTTGGGCAACTTGGTGTGGTCCTTGCCGGATGCAGGCACCAATCTTGGAACAGTTGGCAGAAGAGATCCATGAAGATGACTTGAAAATCTTTAAGATGGATGTGGATGAAAATCCAAACACTGCTCGTAACTTCGGCATCATGTCCATCCCAACACTCTTGTTCAAAAAAGATGGCCAAGTGGTGAAACAAGTCGCTGGTGTTCACACCAAAGAACAACTCAAAGCGATTGTTGCGGAATTAAGCTA